The nucleotide sequence CTGAGATCTGCATCGGCTCCGGCGGGTCGGTTTTCCCTTGCCTGACTGTAGACTACCTGACCAACCCGCTCAAATTCTTCTTCCGAAGCATAGATTATCCTGGCGCTCTTGCCCCTGTAATCCTCTTCAGATTCAAAGCCAAACATGTCACGCAAGGCTTCATTTCCCCAAATCAAAACCCTGTTTTCAGCAACGCCGATTGCAATGGGGGAGTTGAACAGGATGCTGTTCAGTACTATCTTGCTTTCCAGCAATGCCTCCGCGGCCTGCCGGCGCTCGGCAATTCTTTCCTCCTCAATCCGAAAGATATCCCAGAAGAGACGGGCAGCGACATTATCCATCAATCTAACGTGGTCTGGTTTGGTTTGTAAGATCTCCTGGGCTACCTCTTTACGACCAGTTAGCTCGATAATCATTTCGAGATTTTCAAAATTGTATAGATCTCGGTAGTCTCTTGTTGTGTAGATCCCTATGTCCCGAGCGAATTGGTAGCCCACAGTGTAGGGATTGGTGCAGGCCACCCCGATAAGCTTCATGCGAAGCTGGCTGAGTTTTTCGGCAAATATGATATCCATGATCGCCTTGCACCCGGGGCCGCCACCTATAATAGCTACATTAAGAACGTTGCCGTATTCCATCAGTTGTTCCACGCTTTCTAATCGGTACTTTTATAGATGTAATGGTCCCTACAAGTCAAGGCAAAAGGGAATTACCCATACAGTCAAGTTTTTCTGGAGACATTCCGATATAAAGATGGGCAGACCCCGTAGGTAGCCGCACAATAAACAAATAGTCTAACCCTTCACTGGAATCTGAGAGGAAAGTATGGAGATTGGCAAAGCGAAAGAGCAAGCCGAGGATCTTGTTCTAAGACTGCGTGAACTGGTTGGTTCACTTCGTCAGTTAGCCCCAGCCCCTGAACGGGAAGCTCAGAGGGAACAGCTCAGGGTCATTGACGACTCTATCCAACATCTGGAGAAAAAAGATGTCCCCGTTCCAGAAGAGCTTCGAAGGCTGAAAAGGAAGCTTCAAGGCGAGATACAAGAGGCAGAAAAGCACCAGGTTCTTCTCTATTTCTTGAGAGAACAGCTTTCGCAGGTATTAGCCGAGATCGGTGGAACGGTACGCAAGGCGATACCGAACGGGGCGGCTCAGAAATGATGTTACGATGTCGGGGAGAACAGTTGGGCACGAATCTTGCTGCGGTTAGAAGCAGGGAATCTGAACGGGCTGTCTTGAGCCTGTTTTCAGTTTTTTCTTTGATATGCCGACATGTTGGTTGTGAGGGATATGATGTTCCCGATGCTTTGTTTCCCCGCCACAGGCGGGTGGAGATTACGAGATCTATAAATGTCTGATCAAGAGTACATAAAGTCGTTGATAAAAGAGGCGGAGCTTTATCGAACACAGGGCCTTCTGGGGCAATCCAAAGATACATTCACAAAAGTCCTCAGATTCATTAAGAAGGACCAACAGTTTCGCAATCACAAAAAGCTGATAAGAACCGTTGTGGACAAGATCAAGGCCATCGAAAAAGAGCTGGCTGCGATTCATGAGGAAGCTGTGGTCCCTGAACTGTCTCAAGATGTGCAGGATTTGGTCAAGAACCTGTTTTCGTTTTCGAAGAACAAAGATATTGCCGAGGTTGAGGGCGCTGTGGCTCTGGCTAAGTTCGGTCAGTATGAGACTGCCTTGACGGAATTTCACAGACTGCTGAAAGAAGGCAAAGTGCCTCTTGTGGCGGCCAAGAACATTATCAGATGTCACCTTGCCCTTTCTTCGCCGAATGAGGCGATCGATCAATTCGAACAATGGGTGTCTGTTGATCTGTTGTCGAAAGGGCAACTGAACAACATACGAGCCTTCCTTGAGAGCGTTCTGGAAAAGAAGGGCATTAAGGCCCAACTCCCTGTGGTTGAGGCCCCATCTGAAACGGGCGAAACAGAGGAAAAAGAAGGGGACGTCCTGGACATTTCTTCAGTAGGGGTTAGATTAAAAAGCGGTTCTCGCAAGGGTAGCATCGCGGAGTTCGATGTTACCTTTCAGTCTGGCAATGTTATTAGCATAGTGATTTCCAGCAAAGAAAGGGAGTTGGTAGATAGCCTCGAACTTGGGATCAAGTTGGCGGACATGCAGTTTTATTCTCCAATAGCCATATTCAGGGGTTGCGGCATTGTTTCCAGAAAGACGAAGATAAAGTCTGGCCCGAAGAAAGGGGATTACATGCTGGACATTATGGTGGAGAGTGGGTAGCCATGGGGGGCGAAAAGGCAAAGGTTTGTAAAGGGGTTTAGCTAGGTCTTATGGCAATTTTTAATGCAAAGAACAGGGTTATTGAGTGCAAGCTCGTCTATTATGGCCCGGGACGAGGTGGGAAGACCACCAATCTGGAATACGTTTTCAGGGCGTTTAAGAAACAGACGGCCGGAGAAATGGTCTCTATTAACACAAAGGGTGATCGGACCTTGTTTTTTGATTTTCTTCCCATGGGTTTGGGAAAAATCAGAGGTTGCGATATCAAGGTGCAGCTTTACACTGTACCCGGACAGGTAAAATATGGATCAACCAGGAAGATGGTCCTAAAGGGTGTTGATGCTGTGGTCTTTGTTGCGGATTCCCTTGAAATTCGCCGGAAAGCTAATATGTTATCTTTGAAGGACCTTCAGAAGAATCTGGCAGAACA is from Deltaproteobacteria bacterium and encodes:
- a CDS encoding PAS domain-containing protein, giving the protein MEYGNVLNVAIIGGGPGCKAIMDIIFAEKLSQLRMKLIGVACTNPYTVGYQFARDIGIYTTRDYRDLYNFENLEMIIELTGRKEVAQEILQTKPDHVRLMDNVAARLFWDIFRIEEERIAERRQAAEALLESKIVLNSILFNSPIAIGVAENRVLIWGNEALRDMFGFESEEDYRGKSARIIYASEEEFERVGQVVYSQARENRPAGADADLRRKDGSVFCGHIKINCPDPSRPMIRTIYTISDISWRKEAEEVLRSERDKYQGILSALGVGVRVVNQGFTIEYQNEVLKRKFGNVVGKKCYTTYSQLREPCEHCGLHAMIESGEMQSIELALSDGREYELSFSPFTDVDGEVKAIVLSRDVTETRARRSHGV
- a CDS encoding GTPase domain-containing protein, whose protein sequence is MAIFNAKNRVIECKLVYYGPGRGGKTTNLEYVFRAFKKQTAGEMVSINTKGDRTLFFDFLPMGLGKIRGCDIKVQLYTVPGQVKYGSTRKMVLKGVDAVVFVADSLEIRRKANMLSLKDLQKNLAEQNMSIFNIPLVLQYNKRDLAKEDMPIVPVEVMERDLNSKLKVPSFPASALTGEGVGDTLKECLKSTLHHLQKELSWAR